The following DNA comes from Frankia casuarinae.
CAGCCGGGAAGATCGCTGAGATGCCGAAGCCGGTGGCGGTGATGGTCACCGAGGCGGTCGACCGTGCCTTCGAGGCGACCCTCGCCAACGCCTGACGGCACTCGGGCGACCAGGCAGACCTTCGCCGCGATGGCACTCGTCAGACCGTCCCCGGGGGCTCGGGGCTCGGGGGTAGGGACTCGGGGCATCGGACGGGGTCAGCGCCGCATCAGCAACGAGCCGCCCAGGAGATACGACCCGACCATCTCGAAGTTCGTCGGCGCCAGGGTGATGTGCGCGACCACGGTGTGGATGTCGCGGAAGCAGCGGTCGAGCCGGCCTGCCGCGCCCAGGGCCCTGGTGCCGGCCAGGCCGTGCAGGGTGTCCACGGCCTTCAGGGTGTTTTCGCCGGCGGCGGTGGCGGCGAGCCGGATCAGGGCGCTGAGCTTCTCCCCGCCGATGAGGCGGGCACTCGCGTGGCCGGCCGCATCGTCGAGCAGCAGTTCACCCGCCCTGACCAGGGCCGCGGCGCGGGCGAGGCCGGCCTGAACGGTATGGCTGGACGCCAATGTCTCCGTCCCGCGGGCAGGAACCGCGCTGACCGCCAGCCCCGGGAAGGCGCTCAGCGCGTCCTGGGCGATGCCGAGCGCCGTTGACGCGGTCGTGAACGGGCCGAAGTCGTAGTACGCGATGGGGTAGCCGCGCGAGGGCCGGGCCGCGGGCAGCCGGCGCAGCAGCCCGCCGTCGACGGTGTGCTCCTCGGGGACGAAGAGGTCGTCGACAGTGAAGCTGACGCTCCCGGTGCCGCGCAGCCCTATCGTGAACCAGTCGTCGGTGAAACGGACGGCATCCCGCGGAACGAACATCATCCGGGTTGTGGGCGGGGCCGGGGCCGACGAGTTCGCCTTACTTCCCGCGGCTACCTCGCCGGCCGCGCTGGTTTCGGTGACGAGTGAGGCGCACACCAGCCAGTCGGCGTGGGTGGAGCCGCTGGCGAAGGACCACCGACCGCGTACCCGGTAACCGCCGGGGACGGCCTCGGCGTGGCCCGACGGGTTGATCCCACCGACGACGAGACCATCGCTCTCCCGGAACATCCGGCCGGCCGTCTGCTCCGGGAGGTAGTCCGACATCCGGCCGATGACGCCCTGGACCCCCATCTGCCAGGCGACGGAGGCGTCGATCCGGGCGAGCGCCTGGAGCACCGCGGAACCGGTCCGGACACTCACCCCGCCGCCGCCGAAGGCCGGGGAGACCCACATCCGGTGGATGTTCTGCTCACGCAGGGCGTCGATGACGTCGGGCGGCGTCATTCTCTCCTGTTCGGCCTGTTCACGGTGCTGGACCAGGACTGGGGCGACTTTCTCGACCCGGGCGAGCCAGTGCCTGGTCTCGTCGTCGGGGTGGGCGGGGCCTGGCCAGAACATGTCACGCATCCACTCTGATCAACCGCCTGATCTGCGGAGACATCGTCCGTCCCTTTCTCGTCGAGGGAGGTAAAGGCTGGTCACCGACGGCAAAGCTCCGACTGAAGCCGCATCTACGGATAGATCATAGCAATTTCTACGTAGATACGGATCGCGAAAGCGCTAAGGGGCCGTGAGAGCGGCCCAGATTACCAGGGTTTCCCTGGCTCTGCGGCTCTGCGGCAGGCGGTGCGGGACGCCACGCACAGTTCACTTTTTCGCTTCCGAAACGGGGGCCGACGGCTGCCCGGAACCTGCACTGTGATGGTCGACGTCGGGGGACTGCGGCCATACGGACAGTGACAGGAGGGCCGGGCGAGATGGCAGAGGAACGCATGCCGAACCGACGGGATGTGCTGGCCCGAGCGACGGTGGCGTCCCTGGCGGCCGCCGCCGGCACCGCCGGGGGGGTCCGGCGGCGCGGGCCGCGGTCGCGGACCGGGCCCCGGGCCAGGTGCGGGGTGGCCGGCCCACGTTTACCTCCGGCGTGCAGTCCGGCGATGTCACCGCGGACAGCGCGGTGGTGTGGGCACGGGCCGATCGGCCGGCGGTGCTCGCGGTCGACGTGGCAGCCACCGAGACGTTCACCGCAGCCCGGCGGGTCGGCGTCGTCCGGGTGGACGCGGCGACCGACTTCACCACCTCGGTGCCGGTCCGCGGCCTGCCTGCCGGCGAGGAGGTGTTCTACCGGGTCCGCCTCGCCTCGGCGGATGACCCGGCGCTCGTCGGCGAGACGTCGACCGGCCGGTTCCGGACCGCCCCCGGCCGTGCTGGCGACGTCTCGTTCGTCTGGTCTGGTGACATCTGCGGCCAGGGGTGGGGTATCAACCCCGATCTCGGCGGGATGCGGATCTTCGAGACGATGCGCCGGCTGAACCCGGACTTCGCGATCTGCTCCGGGGACACCGTGTACGCGGACGGGCCGATCCTCCCGACGGTTCCGCTCGCGGACGGCTCGGTGTGGCGCAACCTCGTCGTCCCGGAGAAGTCCAAGGTCGCCGAGACCCTCGCGGAGTACCGCGGCAACTACCGGTACAATCTGCTCGACGCAAACCTGCTCGCGTTCAACCGCGAGGTGCCGTGGGTGTTCCAGTGGGACGACCACGAGACGCTCAACAACTGGTATCCCGGTGAGATTCTCGACGACTCCCGGTACAGCGAGAAACGGGTGGACGTCCTCGCGGCGCGCTCGCGGCAGGCGTTCCTGGAGTACACCCCGTTCATTCCCGGTCGGGCCGACCCGGGCGGGAGGATCTACCGCAGGATCTCCTACGGCCCGCTGCTCGATGTCTTCGTCCTGGACATGCGCTCGTTCAAGAACCCGAATCCCGACGCCCAGGAGGATCCCGCCGGCGTGGCGATACTCGGCCGCCACCAGAGCGAGTGGCTGCTGGCCGGGCTCGCCGCCAGCCGCGCCACCTGGAAGGTGGTCGCCGCCGATCTCCCGCTCGGGCTGCTGGTGCCGGACAACCCGAGCGGCGTGGAGGCGGTGGCGCAGGGCCGGCCGGGTGCCCCGCTGGGGCGCGAGGTGGAAATTGCGGACCTCCTCGCCGGCCTCCGCCGGCACCGGGTCCGCAATGTGGTCTGGGTGACTGCTGACGTCCATTACACGGCGGCACACCACTACCACCCGGACCGGGCTGCCTTCACCGATTTCGACCCGTTCTGGGAGTTCGTCTCCGGGCCGTTGAACGCCGGCACGTTCGGCCCGAACACGCTCGATCCCACCTTCGGCCCCGAGGCTGTTTTCGTGAAGGCCCCTCCGGCGGGTCAGTCCAACCTGCCGCCCTCGGCCGGTCTGCAGTTCTTCGGCCGCGTGCACCTCGATCCCGGTGGCGGGCTCACCGTGGAGCTGCGGGACTCCGGCGGTGCGGTGCTCTGGTCGACCACGCTCGCCGTCGTCTGACCGGTCACCGCCTCCTGACCGGTCACCGCCTCCTGACCGGTCACCGCCCCGGATTGACGGGTCCTGCGCCAACCATGCCGTTTGCGGGCGGGTACCGGTTCGTGAGCGTGGAACCCGGCGAGGAGGCGACGGGCGTGGGTGACATTCTGGTCGGGACGGCTTCCTGGACGGACCCGACGCTGCTGAGGTCCGGATGGTACCCACCGGAGGTCACCAGCGCCGGTGCCGGCCGGTGCGGATCTACGTGGAATTCCGTAACCACTACTCGTTCCTCGCCGACTCGCCCGAGGTCCGCCGGCTGCTGAACAGCTCGTCGCTGATCTCGGAGCAGCTCGTCCAGCAGCTGCACGCGAACGGCGTCGATCCGCTGGAGCTTCCGCAGTTCAGCGTGGTCCGACCCGGTGACCTGAAGCTGCACGCGGACGAGCGGGTCTACTCGGTCTCGCCGTTGGAACTGCGGCTCGCTCAGCAGACCGGCCAGCTCGCGCGGGGGCCCGCCGTGGATGCGGCCAGGCACCTCGCGGACCTGGTGCCGGCCCGCATCGGGCAGGTCCTGAACACCGCCGGGCTCGCTGATCTCCAGCCCAGGCTGGAGAGTTACTTCGGCCCGGCGTTCCTGGCCGATCAGGCGGTGTTCACTCTGGCGGACATCTGCACCCACGTCGGCATCGAATGCTTCGCCGAGGGACGGGTCACGCTGGAGACGTTACTGCTCGCGCCCCTGTTCCGTCCGGCCGGCGCCGGCACGGTGGCGTTGGTGCACACCGTTTTCCAGGAGTATTTCGCCGCGCGCTACCTGCGGACCGCGGCCGGACGGGAGGCCGCGGGCAGCAACGCCGAACCGATTCTGACCGAGCAGGTCCGGGAGTTCCTCGTCCACCTCGGCGCCGAGACGATCCCCGCGCCCCCGCGGACGCTGCCGGCAGCGACGTACCTGGTCGGGCCGAGCCACCGCCTCCTTCTTCGAAAGATCGAGAAGCCGGTGCTGTTCGACGAGTTCCCCGTGACGGTCGGGCAGTACAAGGCGTTCCTCGCCGCGGTCGCCGAGCAGGGCTGCGCGCAGTGGGATCATCCGGACACTCCGCCAGGCCACAGCCACGAACCATGGCAGGAACGCTTGCGCAACCCGGAGTACTTCACCGATCCGGTGTACGATAACTACCCGGCGAACTGCGTCAACTGGTGGAGTGCCTACGCCTTCGCCCGCTTCGAGGGCAAGCGGCTGCCGACCTGCGTCGAGTGGGAGGCCGCCGCCCGGGGCACGGATGGCCGGCTGTTCCCCTGGGGAGACGGCGTCGACCTGGCCGCGGTCAACTGCGCCGACGCGTGGAGCGGCCGGCCGTTGGTGACTTACGAGGTCTGGAAGCAGGAGATCGACGGCGGCCGGTTGCGGGACTGCGCCCCGACCCCGGTGACCGATCATGCGGCGAACCTGTCCCCGTTCGGGGTGCACGGCATGTCCGGCAACGTGTGGGAATGGACCGAGACCGTGTTCGACGGGATCAACTCCGCGGTGATCTGCGGCGGCTCCTACGACAACCCGTACCGGGCGGTGCAGACTTCGTCGAAGGCCCTGTACCTACGTCGGGGCAGCAGTAACGCCGTCGGGTTCCGCTGCGTGCGGGAGGTCGCGTGACCATGACCGGCGAGCCGGACAGCGGGCAGCGGTTCGGCCGGATCGTCGACCGCCAGCCGCTGGGCAGCGGACCCCACCGGGTCACCGCCACCTACCTGGTTCGCGACGACGAGACCGGCGAGATCCACGGCTTCGACTACAGCGACATCGTCACCGAAGGATTCCGCACGATCATCGTCGGGGAGCGTGTGCGTTTCGAGGTCGACCCGTCCACCGGCCGAGCTCACTTCGTGATCAGACTGGACCTTCCGGAGGTCGACGAATTCTACCGGTAGACCAGCCGGGACGGCATTCCTTCGTGGTCGTCTGTCCCGCCTTCCTCACCGGCACCCCGGACTGGCCGGAAGGTCCGCTGCCGTTACGCCACAAGGAAATCGAAGCGACCACCGCCGCACGCAGCACCTATTTCAGCGCCGCCTGCGCACGCATCCTCTACGGCACGCCTGACCGGCCGAGTCGCTGGCAGCGCACCGCACCCACCGGCGAGACGGACAGCCCGATCTTCGGGACGGAGATCCTCCTACCCGACCCGGACCGGCCGGATCGCGCCTTCGTCATCGTCCATGTCCATATCCAGGCCGGCGGGTCCGAGCTCCTCGACGTCCTGCGCGCCGTCGCCGGCCGGCGCGGCAGTGCGACCCCACCCCCCGACCTCGGCTCGGCGCTGCCCACCTGGGCCCGCCTGGCGCCGTCGGCCCGAAGGTTCACAATCGCCTTCCTGACCTTCCCCACCCTTCCCGAAGCCGACCCGCCGCGACCCGTTGACGCCGCCCGAATCGACTCTTGGTCGACCGCGGACACCTGGCTGTGGCATCTCGCATCCCGTACCGCCAACGCCGACTACCCGCCGGATCCCGACCACGCCGACCAGCTCCTCGACGGACGAGTGATTCTCTCCGCAGACTGGCGCGGGCTCGTCACCCGGGACGGCGCCGCCTTTCTCGGTCTACGCCCCGACGACGGCGCCGACGATGCGTTCTTCGGCTTCGCCCAGCTCTACGCCCACACCACCTACCTCGACGCGGTCCTGATCGGCATGATCCAGAACGTGGCCATCACCGAGATGATCGCCGAGGCGGCCCGCGCGTTCGAAGCCCAGGACCTTACCCGTCATCTTGCTCGTCTCGAAGAACGGGCCGCGCGATTCCGCAACATCTACTGGCTCCGGGACGCCAGCGCCCACGGCCCGGCGAACGACATCCTCACCGCCTATCAGGCACAGCAC
Coding sequences within:
- a CDS encoding acyl-CoA dehydrogenase family protein, with the protein product MFWPGPAHPDDETRHWLARVEKVAPVLVQHREQAEQERMTPPDVIDALREQNIHRMWVSPAFGGGGVSVRTGSAVLQALARIDASVAWQMGVQGVIGRMSDYLPEQTAGRMFRESDGLVVGGINPSGHAEAVPGGYRVRGRWSFASGSTHADWLVCASLVTETSAAGEVAAGSKANSSAPAPPTTRMMFVPRDAVRFTDDWFTIGLRGTGSVSFTVDDLFVPEEHTVDGGLLRRLPAARPSRGYPIAYYDFGPFTTASTALGIAQDALSAFPGLAVSAVPARGTETLASSHTVQAGLARAAALVRAGELLLDDAAGHASARLIGGEKLSALIRLAATAAGENTLKAVDTLHGLAGTRALGAAGRLDRCFRDIHTVVAHITLAPTNFEMVGSYLLGGSLLMRR
- a CDS encoding alkaline phosphatase D family protein; this encodes MRGGRPTFTSGVQSGDVTADSAVVWARADRPAVLAVDVAATETFTAARRVGVVRVDAATDFTTSVPVRGLPAGEEVFYRVRLASADDPALVGETSTGRFRTAPGRAGDVSFVWSGDICGQGWGINPDLGGMRIFETMRRLNPDFAICSGDTVYADGPILPTVPLADGSVWRNLVVPEKSKVAETLAEYRGNYRYNLLDANLLAFNREVPWVFQWDDHETLNNWYPGEILDDSRYSEKRVDVLAARSRQAFLEYTPFIPGRADPGGRIYRRISYGPLLDVFVLDMRSFKNPNPDAQEDPAGVAILGRHQSEWLLAGLAASRATWKVVAADLPLGLLVPDNPSGVEAVAQGRPGAPLGREVEIADLLAGLRRHRVRNVVWVTADVHYTAAHHYHPDRAAFTDFDPFWEFVSGPLNAGTFGPNTLDPTFGPEAVFVKAPPAGQSNLPPSAGLQFFGRVHLDPGGGLTVELRDSGGAVLWSTTLAVV
- a CDS encoding formylglycine-generating enzyme family protein, coding for MRIYVEFRNHYSFLADSPEVRRLLNSSSLISEQLVQQLHANGVDPLELPQFSVVRPGDLKLHADERVYSVSPLELRLAQQTGQLARGPAVDAARHLADLVPARIGQVLNTAGLADLQPRLESYFGPAFLADQAVFTLADICTHVGIECFAEGRVTLETLLLAPLFRPAGAGTVALVHTVFQEYFAARYLRTAAGREAAGSNAEPILTEQVREFLVHLGAETIPAPPRTLPAATYLVGPSHRLLLRKIEKPVLFDEFPVTVGQYKAFLAAVAEQGCAQWDHPDTPPGHSHEPWQERLRNPEYFTDPVYDNYPANCVNWWSAYAFARFEGKRLPTCVEWEAAARGTDGRLFPWGDGVDLAAVNCADAWSGRPLVTYEVWKQEIDGGRLRDCAPTPVTDHAANLSPFGVHGMSGNVWEWTETVFDGINSAVICGGSYDNPYRAVQTSSKALYLRRGSSNAVGFRCVREVA